One part of the Nitrospira sp. genome encodes these proteins:
- a CDS encoding outer membrane protein transport protein, producing MIPTTASAGSFRIYDHSASATGQASAFVAQADDASAGYYNPAGMTQLRGVQLSAGTTLIAGGFSFQNAAGTQANGDLRGSVAIPPPSNIYLTANLKDLGIGSWESTTVGLAVFSPFGTLTRWPDSSPFSTATTKAAFELIDIRPSIAFRPLPDLAIGLGADVYTFSGAFGEGQVERQFRWPGGLGIPAGTGMELNGRDTAAGFNASLLYTPLRNEDGKPLVNIGLTYRSQATLHLEGQLLAAGTPVADTRTTFVVPQVLTGGIALWPVRDKDREWKVELDVDYTGWKSVRNLDTRLSNGLTVPTPANWTSGYTVMIGTEHKWLNPAPLPDWDIALRAGYWHSQKAIPDQTFNPAIPDGDNHAVSTGIGFMCRERGRFLGIIPCGGSEKTLSPKGLGVDLAYQAILYENRTVAGNINPTVNGTYRTTLHVGSINLRVNF from the coding sequence ATGATCCCAACTACCGCGTCGGCGGGCAGTTTCCGCATCTACGATCACAGCGCCTCGGCCACCGGCCAGGCGTCGGCCTTTGTCGCCCAAGCCGACGATGCCTCCGCGGGCTACTACAATCCAGCGGGCATGACCCAACTTCGCGGCGTCCAACTGTCGGCCGGCACGACGCTCATCGCCGGCGGCTTTTCATTTCAGAATGCCGCGGGCACCCAGGCCAACGGAGACCTTCGTGGCAGCGTGGCCATTCCACCCCCGTCCAATATCTACCTCACGGCAAACCTCAAGGATCTGGGGATCGGGTCATGGGAGAGTACGACGGTCGGGCTCGCTGTCTTCAGTCCGTTCGGCACCTTGACACGTTGGCCGGACAGCAGCCCCTTTTCCACCGCCACAACCAAAGCGGCGTTCGAACTCATCGACATCCGTCCCTCCATCGCCTTCCGGCCGTTACCGGATCTGGCCATCGGCCTCGGCGCGGACGTCTATACATTTTCAGGAGCGTTCGGGGAAGGTCAAGTGGAACGCCAATTTCGCTGGCCGGGCGGGCTCGGCATTCCAGCCGGCACCGGCATGGAATTGAACGGACGGGATACGGCCGCCGGCTTCAATGCCAGCCTGCTATATACCCCGCTGCGCAATGAAGACGGCAAACCCCTCGTCAACATCGGCCTCACCTATCGCAGCCAAGCCACCCTGCACCTCGAGGGCCAATTGCTCGCCGCCGGGACTCCTGTGGCGGACACCCGCACCACGTTCGTCGTGCCGCAGGTCCTCACCGGCGGCATCGCCCTGTGGCCCGTCCGCGACAAAGACCGGGAATGGAAAGTAGAACTGGATGTGGACTACACCGGCTGGAAATCGGTCCGCAACCTGGACACCCGCTTGTCGAACGGCCTGACGGTCCCGACGCCGGCCAATTGGACAAGTGGATACACGGTGATGATCGGCACGGAACATAAATGGCTGAACCCCGCGCCGCTGCCCGATTGGGACATCGCCTTACGCGCAGGGTACTGGCATTCGCAGAAAGCGATTCCCGACCAGACCTTCAATCCCGCTATCCCCGACGGCGACAACCATGCGGTCTCCACCGGAATCGGGTTCATGTGCCGGGAGCGCGGCCGGTTTCTCGGGATCATTCCCTGTGGCGGCTCCGAGAAGACCCTCAGCCCCAAGGGGCTTGGCGTCGACCTTGCCTACCAGGCCATCCTCTACGAAAATCGAACCGTCGCCGGCAACATCAATCCAACGGTCAACGGTACCTATCGCACGACGTTGCATGTCGGTTCCATCAACCTTCGGGTAAATTTTTGA